The Cellulophaga sp. L1A9 genome window below encodes:
- a CDS encoding NAD-dependent epimerase/dehydratase family protein: MRKVGITGQAGFVGNHLYTTLSLDDTIELIPFERSFFENSKALENFVSTCDTIVHLAAMNRHEDANVIYETNIALVDQLIAACETKKATPHIIFSSSSQEINDNLYGKSKKEGKEKFTAWADRTKAKFTSLTIPNVFGPFGKPNYNSVVATFCHKITHGEEPNVMNDSEVGLIYINELVALFINVIKGSEVVTPLSDHSAELVIQPNHYKKVSEILALLKSYKKDYMENGIFPTLELPFEKALFNTFRCYVPQEHYPVKFTKHTDPRGSFVEIARTQTSGQFSFSTTVPGITRGNHFHTRKAERFAVISGKALIQLRKIGTNDVIDYYLDGTAPAYVDMPIWYTHNIKNIGDEELITLFWINEPYNPEDADTYFENV; the protein is encoded by the coding sequence ATGAGAAAAGTAGGCATCACCGGTCAAGCAGGTTTTGTAGGGAATCACCTCTACACTACCCTATCTTTAGATGATACCATAGAATTAATCCCTTTTGAACGTTCTTTTTTCGAGAATTCAAAAGCATTAGAAAATTTTGTAAGCACCTGTGATACCATTGTTCATTTAGCCGCAATGAACCGTCACGAAGACGCCAATGTAATTTACGAGACAAATATTGCTCTAGTAGATCAACTAATTGCGGCATGCGAAACAAAAAAAGCAACACCACATATCATTTTTTCTTCGTCATCTCAAGAGATAAATGATAATCTTTATGGTAAATCTAAGAAGGAAGGAAAAGAAAAATTCACAGCTTGGGCAGATCGTACTAAAGCTAAATTTACTTCGCTAACCATTCCCAATGTCTTTGGTCCTTTTGGAAAACCAAACTACAATTCGGTGGTGGCTACTTTCTGCCATAAAATTACGCATGGAGAAGAGCCTAACGTGATGAATGATTCTGAAGTAGGACTTATTTACATCAATGAACTCGTTGCATTGTTTATCAATGTGATTAAAGGTTCCGAAGTGGTAACTCCTCTTTCTGACCATAGTGCCGAATTGGTCATCCAGCCAAACCATTATAAAAAAGTATCTGAAATATTAGCCTTGCTAAAAAGCTATAAAAAAGATTATATGGAGAATGGTATTTTCCCAACGTTGGAATTACCTTTTGAAAAAGCATTATTTAACACGTTTAGATGTTATGTTCCACAAGAACATTATCCTGTTAAATTTACAAAACATACAGACCCTAGAGGTAGTTTTGTAGAAATCGCAAGGACACAAACAAGTGGACAATTTTCTTTTTCAACGACCGTACCAGGCATTACTCGAGGAAATCATTTTCATACGAGAAAAGCAGAACGTTTTGCCGTGATTAGTGGTAAAGCCTTAATACAATTGCGAAAAATAGGCACAAACGACGTTATTGACTATTATTTGGATGGTACAGCACCTGCTTATGTAGATATGCCTATTTGGTACACACACAACATAAAGAATATTGGAGACGAAGAACTGATTACCCTTTTTTGGATTAATGAACCTTACAATCCAGAAGATGCTGATACGTACTTCGAAAACGTTTAA
- a CDS encoding CatB-related O-acetyltransferase: MKKLSIRNIYRTLKMFWYRKKFGLKNVDTTFYMGGKGVISQDLVAMPYVFIGANCIIPPKVTIGKYTMFAANVSILGGDHIFDNPERPIIFSGRPSMPKTTIGEDVWVGANACIMAGLVIGDGAIVAAGSIVTKNIEPYSIYGGNPAKLIRMRFNEEEIALHQKMLLNTNIDVNFTENKKH, translated from the coding sequence ATGAAAAAGCTATCCATTAGAAACATCTATAGAACATTGAAAATGTTTTGGTATAGAAAAAAATTTGGTCTCAAAAATGTAGATACTACTTTTTATATGGGAGGTAAAGGTGTCATTTCTCAGGATCTAGTAGCTATGCCCTATGTATTTATTGGAGCTAATTGCATTATTCCTCCAAAAGTAACGATTGGTAAATATACCATGTTTGCCGCAAACGTTTCTATACTTGGTGGAGATCACATTTTTGATAATCCTGAACGTCCTATAATTTTTTCTGGAAGACCAAGTATGCCAAAAACCACTATTGGAGAAGATGTTTGGGTTGGAGCAAATGCCTGTATCATGGCTGGTTTGGTTATCGGTGATGGTGCAATCGTTGCTGCCGGTTCCATTGTTACTAAAAATATTGAGCCTTATAGCATATACGGAGGAAATCCCGCAAAACTGATAAGAATGCGTTTCAACGAAGAAGAAATAGCACTCCACCAAAAAATGTTACTAAATACAAATATTGACGTTAACTTTACAGAAAATAAAAAACACTAA
- a CDS encoding lipopolysaccharide biosynthesis protein produces the protein MSIKNKAVLGFSWTVVEGILSQGIILIIGIILARLLGPKDFGIIGIITAFVSISNAIIEGGFVSALIRKIDANSKDYSTVFYINITISIILYLILFVFSDYIGEYFSEPQLSLILKFSGLILIINAFSIIQKTILTKKLDFKTQAIIAILSSLISGIIAVIIAYKNFGVWSLVSLSILRPLINSILLWLNGQWRPKIEFSKKSFIELFDFGYKLLIANLINTIYKNIYYVLIGKYFSAISLGYYTRADQFQAPFSSNISIGIRRISFPIFSSFQNDKEKLKHVFIKFLKFSIFINFSIMACIAAISKPLILILIGEKWYTSIYYLQLLCIPGMFYPLQILNLNLLTVKGFSNLNLKLEIIKKIILIPIIVTSAFYNVETMLYGLICFSIIEFFINSFYTNKIIGYSIISQLKDIFPYLLTSIILFLSMLSINLLNISSIYVLISQLFIGFLVFIVLNELLKVKEYKEIKGKITTFLNKKFS, from the coding sequence ATGTCAATTAAAAATAAAGCTGTCTTAGGATTTAGCTGGACAGTTGTTGAAGGAATTCTTAGCCAAGGAATTATTCTTATTATCGGCATCATTCTAGCTAGACTTCTAGGACCAAAAGATTTTGGAATAATTGGAATCATAACTGCTTTTGTATCAATTTCTAATGCAATTATTGAAGGAGGTTTTGTCAGTGCTTTAATTAGAAAAATAGACGCAAATTCTAAAGATTACAGTACAGTTTTTTACATTAACATTACTATATCAATAATTTTATATTTAATATTATTTGTTTTTTCAGATTATATTGGAGAATATTTTTCCGAACCACAATTATCGTTAATACTAAAATTTTCAGGGTTAATTCTTATAATTAATGCCTTCTCTATAATACAAAAAACAATTTTAACAAAAAAATTAGATTTCAAGACTCAAGCAATAATTGCAATACTTTCCTCCTTAATTAGTGGAATAATTGCTGTAATTATAGCTTACAAAAATTTTGGAGTGTGGAGCTTGGTATCACTATCTATATTAAGGCCATTAATAAATTCTATTTTATTATGGCTCAATGGTCAGTGGAGACCAAAAATAGAATTTTCAAAAAAGAGTTTTATTGAACTTTTTGATTTTGGATATAAACTTCTAATTGCAAATTTGATAAATACTATATATAAAAATATTTATTATGTTCTAATTGGAAAATATTTTTCTGCAATAAGCCTCGGTTATTATACAAGAGCAGACCAATTTCAAGCTCCCTTTTCTTCAAATATTAGTATTGGAATTAGGAGAATAAGCTTCCCAATTTTTTCGTCATTTCAAAATGATAAAGAAAAATTAAAACATGTGTTTATAAAATTTTTGAAATTTAGTATTTTCATAAACTTTAGCATTATGGCATGTATTGCTGCCATTTCAAAACCTTTAATTTTAATATTAATAGGTGAAAAATGGTACACTTCTATATATTATCTGCAATTACTATGCATTCCAGGAATGTTCTATCCGTTACAAATTTTGAACTTAAATTTATTAACCGTAAAAGGGTTTTCTAACTTAAATCTTAAATTAGAAATTATTAAAAAAATTATATTAATTCCAATTATTGTTACTTCTGCATTTTATAATGTTGAAACAATGCTATATGGTTTAATATGCTTTTCAATTATAGAATTCTTTATTAATAGCTTTTATACAAATAAAATAATTGGCTATTCAATCATTAGTCAACTAAAAGATATTTTCCCATACCTCTTAACATCTATTATTTTATTTCTTTCTATGCTATCAATTAACCTATTAAATATTTCCAGTATTTATGTGTTAATTTCACAATTGTTTATTGGTTTTTTAGTTTTTATAGTTCTTAACGAACTCTTAAAAGTTAAAGAATACAAAGAAATAAAAGGGAAAATTACAACTTTTTTAAATAAAAAATTTTCATGA
- a CDS encoding O-antigen ligase: protein MKNITKEEEPIYLVGFFLILLIVLITSIGPYFGIQQLVLFVYLPLMFIIAIISFSKSKNEIPKEFIAYCLIVCTSLTTVYYYVDYEQFGVSFRGLLATVMASFIPIGLNPKKGYSDFFHLGYILSILCLIAIEYILGNFNLSGFAEIRASRGRFYYNANYYSYISFFANFSLFYLHLKYRKLITLIPLLVIPVLLIILSFITQSRSGLLFIILLNGIFWFFIFKSQKKSYLVKITKPLLIITVSIFLSLKLIDIYNHSQIKNRVSDSADESRGSLVIEGIEVFSDNIFFGVGLGQFPSYSSYGQFTHNSYAEILAEQGIIGAILLMFFFGRPLYISIINFKKDKKNSYFKLNLLFIISFLLYNNAYVFYKFSYSMMYFFLFIGLQNYYTQINNEKINNVN, encoded by the coding sequence TTGAAAAATATTACTAAAGAGGAAGAACCAATTTATTTGGTTGGTTTTTTTTTAATCCTGTTGATTGTTCTAATTACATCCATTGGACCATATTTTGGTATACAACAGTTAGTCCTTTTTGTATATTTACCATTAATGTTTATAATTGCGATTATATCCTTCAGTAAATCAAAAAATGAAATCCCAAAAGAATTTATTGCATATTGCTTGATTGTTTGTACTTCCTTAACAACTGTTTATTATTATGTAGACTACGAGCAATTCGGAGTAAGTTTTAGAGGTTTATTAGCTACTGTTATGGCATCGTTTATTCCTATAGGTCTAAATCCAAAAAAAGGGTATTCAGATTTTTTTCACTTAGGGTATATATTATCAATATTATGTCTAATAGCAATAGAATATATATTAGGAAATTTTAATTTAAGTGGGTTTGCTGAAATTAGAGCGAGTAGAGGCAGGTTTTACTATAATGCAAATTACTATTCATATATTAGCTTTTTTGCTAACTTTTCTTTGTTTTATTTACATTTAAAATATCGTAAATTAATTACATTAATACCCTTGCTAGTAATTCCTGTTTTATTAATTATCCTATCATTTATAACTCAATCGCGTTCGGGTTTACTTTTTATCATATTATTAAATGGTATATTCTGGTTTTTTATTTTTAAAAGTCAGAAAAAAAGTTACTTAGTAAAAATAACCAAACCTTTATTAATAATTACAGTAAGTATTTTTCTTTCATTAAAACTTATTGACATATACAACCATTCCCAAATTAAAAATAGAGTCTCTGATTCTGCTGATGAATCCAGAGGATCTCTAGTAATAGAGGGGATTGAAGTTTTTAGTGACAACATATTTTTTGGTGTTGGACTAGGGCAATTTCCTAGTTATAGTAGTTATGGCCAATTCACGCATAATTCTTACGCTGAAATACTTGCAGAACAAGGAATAATAGGGGCGATTCTTTTAATGTTTTTCTTTGGTAGACCTTTATATATAAGTATAATAAATTTCAAAAAAGATAAAAAAAATTCTTACTTTAAATTAAATCTTCTTTTTATAATTTCATTTTTATTATATAATAATGCCTATGTATTTTATAAATTTTCTTACTCAATGATGTATTTTTTTCTATTCATTGGTTTACAAAATTATTATACTCAAATAAATAACGAAAAAATAAACAATGTCAATTAA
- a CDS encoding polysaccharide biosynthesis protein: MFKDKTLLITGGTGSFGNAVLNRFLETNIKEIRIFSRDEKKQDDMRNSLKNEKIKFYIGDVRDYDSINRAMNGVDYVFHAAALKQVPSCEFFPLEATKTNVFGTQNTIDAAVANKVKRIICLSTDKAAYPINAMGISKALMEKVAVAASRNIPNDDTIVCLTRYGNVMASRGSVIPLFVKQIKENSPLTITDPNMTRFLMSLEDAVDLVIFAFTNGNQGDLFVNKAPASTIGELAEALKDIYKTNTEIKVIGTRHGEKLYETLCTREEMQKAEDMGEFYRIPADNRDLNYSRYFSEGETDISKIEDYHSHNTTQLTNEELKNTLLNLEYIKENI; the protein is encoded by the coding sequence ATGTTTAAAGATAAAACTCTACTTATTACAGGCGGAACGGGATCATTTGGTAACGCTGTTTTAAACCGCTTTTTAGAAACCAATATAAAAGAGATTCGCATTTTTTCTCGTGACGAGAAAAAACAAGATGACATGCGTAACTCTTTAAAAAACGAAAAAATAAAATTTTACATCGGTGATGTAAGAGATTACGATAGTATCAATAGAGCCATGAATGGTGTAGATTATGTTTTTCATGCAGCGGCCCTAAAACAAGTTCCTTCTTGTGAATTTTTTCCTTTAGAAGCGACTAAAACAAACGTTTTTGGTACTCAAAATACGATTGATGCAGCAGTAGCTAATAAGGTTAAACGCATTATCTGTTTAAGTACAGACAAGGCAGCATACCCTATAAATGCTATGGGAATAAGTAAAGCTTTAATGGAAAAAGTAGCGGTTGCAGCGTCTAGGAATATTCCTAATGATGATACCATCGTTTGTCTTACCAGATATGGTAACGTCATGGCTTCTAGAGGTTCTGTGATTCCTTTATTCGTAAAACAAATTAAAGAAAATTCTCCGCTTACCATTACAGATCCAAACATGACCCGTTTTTTAATGTCCTTAGAAGACGCCGTAGATTTAGTGATCTTTGCATTTACCAACGGAAATCAAGGCGATTTATTTGTAAATAAGGCGCCAGCGAGCACCATTGGAGAATTAGCAGAAGCATTAAAAGATATTTATAAAACCAATACGGAAATAAAAGTTATTGGTACCAGACATGGTGAAAAACTATATGAAACCCTTTGTACGCGTGAAGAAATGCAAAAAGCAGAGGATATGGGTGAATTTTATAGAATTCCTGCCGATAATAGAGATTTGAACTACAGCAGGTATTTCTCCGAAGGTGAAACTGATATTAGCAAAATTGAAGATTATCATTCTCATAATACCACACAGTTGACCAATGAAGAATTAAAAAATACCTTATTGAACTTAGAATACATTAAGGAGAATATATAA
- a CDS encoding polysaccharide pyruvyl transferase family protein, which yields MKKAAFIIATQYDNLGDLIINKCLIDELTKHVELYIDTKNVSKEFINDIEKNKKIKSLKKEYKFSFKDPSFFKFIFKYKSEFSYIFKSPGPVFYRNKTSFKSKIRGKVFQIIYNQLKSSGGKTFIIGSEITIESKNLNNTFIASTKYVEKFLVRSKKNTEFLQSLDIKNSEYIPDMCFLLKNKSEQKITTKNKVGISFRNLLNEKMNDQIIETTNNFVNHYLQKDLEVVFFYQVDRDYEFTKELFLKHSTKRHVSFLEQSLDLDGINLYSEFKAVLSNRLHVLLLGYINSSLTFPLIDNNISTNKIKGVYESVGSSIIPKTFFTPEDIDKIDKDFENLSYEANSTSIFQKELCEKKISDIFES from the coding sequence ATGAAGAAAGCTGCCTTTATAATTGCAACACAATATGATAATCTTGGTGATTTAATTATTAATAAATGCTTAATAGATGAATTAACAAAACATGTAGAATTGTATATCGACACTAAAAATGTTTCAAAAGAGTTTATTAATGATATAGAAAAAAATAAAAAAATAAAATCTTTAAAGAAAGAATATAAATTTTCATTTAAAGACCCTAGCTTTTTCAAATTTATTTTCAAATATAAATCTGAATTCTCTTATATTTTCAAAAGTCCAGGGCCAGTTTTTTACAGAAACAAGACCTCATTTAAATCAAAAATAAGAGGTAAAGTTTTTCAAATTATTTATAATCAATTAAAATCTTCTGGAGGAAAGACATTTATAATTGGTTCAGAAATTACTATAGAATCTAAAAACCTTAACAATACTTTTATAGCTTCAACAAAATATGTTGAAAAATTTCTTGTCCGAAGTAAAAAAAATACAGAATTTCTACAATCCTTAGACATAAAAAATTCTGAATATATCCCTGACATGTGTTTTTTATTAAAAAATAAAAGTGAACAAAAAATAACAACAAAAAATAAAGTTGGGATTTCATTCAGAAATCTTTTAAATGAAAAGATGAATGATCAAATAATAGAAACCACCAATAATTTTGTTAATCATTACTTACAGAAAGATTTAGAAGTTGTTTTCTTTTACCAAGTAGATCGAGACTACGAATTCACAAAAGAACTATTCCTTAAACATAGTACAAAAAGACATGTCAGTTTCTTAGAACAATCTTTAGATCTTGATGGGATAAATCTATATTCTGAGTTCAAAGCAGTACTAAGTAATCGATTGCATGTATTATTATTAGGATACATAAATAGTAGTTTAACATTTCCTTTGATTGATAATAATATAAGTACAAATAAAATTAAAGGAGTCTATGAAAGTGTTGGATCTAGTATAATACCAAAAACTTTCTTTACTCCTGAAGATATAGATAAAATTGATAAAGATTTCGAAAACTTATCATATGAGGCTAATTCAACCAGTATTTTTCAGAAAGAATTATGTGAGAAGAAAATATCAGATATTTTTGAATCCTAA
- a CDS encoding Ig-like domain-containing protein, with translation MKIPHFLKCLGFLLTFALLTLSCSQDTETTFAELIVEETIVPDEITPDEDATDGVAAEPVIDYQKGTLILSEDTKVALDITKGASENSTEKKTYSLKSITQPKNGKTEMNNNNEIIYAPAADYNGTDSFSYTMNIQDSTETTVEQVNTFEVTITPTKDVVDDLVTTTFETAKTISPLANDTFSEASDVTITEISLANKGTAVLNADNTITYTPNKDTTGEDQILYKTSVTNTDASTSTENGTLKVTIQSSEQPTGATIKYVTTTGKSTNTGATEATAWSITHAFSTAKAGDVVYIKAGNYGAVNLVVANSGTSTNKIQFIGYKTNPGDIESTNGPTVSYEDYKNNGDKLDATVMPLLQGNRTNNIGIGMGIENRKNYIEINNFQIRYFEYGIFSTGNNVDLNNIITSDHGDFYQSHSYPDYTSNAFLNLTGSGIWMTDTTNGNINNSIAINCGARGIAIVGSQNIEMNFSSVYCDNNINPTDYYIMAYKTENSNFKNCIVNRIGDLSHYGHGFSVKVNSSYNSYENCTAYGTSFELNNNIHNNTFTDCHVQGTGEALSGGWEITNYSYDNKFLRCSNDSGEGIVFSDWVESDGSNIINTAAFNNTFTDCEITNTVTHSGAIIDFHFNNQSGRLTSYAKNNTFLNCTFSGADNLFKVDRVNTGNKFINCKISNIESLRTSRYSINEELTLDVSFESCTFQNIGFQNPS, from the coding sequence ATGAAAATACCCCATTTCCTTAAATGTCTAGGTTTCCTACTAACCTTTGCATTGCTCACATTATCTTGTTCTCAAGATACCGAAACGACCTTTGCAGAACTCATTGTTGAAGAAACAATAGTTCCTGATGAAATTACACCTGATGAAGATGCCACTGATGGCGTTGCAGCTGAACCTGTAATTGATTATCAAAAAGGCACACTAATACTTTCTGAAGACACCAAAGTAGCCTTAGACATTACCAAGGGTGCCTCTGAAAATTCTACAGAAAAAAAGACCTACTCTTTAAAAAGTATTACGCAACCCAAAAATGGGAAAACGGAAATGAATAATAATAACGAAATTATTTATGCGCCGGCAGCAGATTATAATGGTACAGATAGTTTTAGCTATACCATGAACATACAAGATTCTACAGAAACTACGGTAGAACAAGTAAATACTTTTGAAGTAACCATTACCCCAACCAAAGATGTAGTAGATGATCTTGTAACAACTACCTTTGAAACTGCTAAAACAATAAGCCCTTTAGCAAACGACACTTTTTCTGAAGCATCTGATGTTACCATTACAGAAATAAGTTTGGCCAATAAAGGTACTGCGGTATTAAATGCAGACAATACCATTACCTACACACCTAACAAAGATACCACGGGAGAGGATCAAATATTGTACAAAACAAGTGTGACCAATACAGATGCCTCTACCTCTACAGAAAACGGAACCCTTAAAGTAACTATACAAAGTAGCGAACAACCTACAGGTGCTACTATAAAATATGTAACAACTACAGGAAAAAGCACAAACACAGGAGCTACTGAAGCTACTGCTTGGAGCATTACACACGCCTTTAGTACAGCAAAAGCTGGTGACGTGGTGTATATAAAAGCAGGAAATTATGGCGCTGTAAACCTTGTTGTCGCTAACTCTGGCACCTCTACTAATAAAATTCAATTTATTGGGTATAAGACAAATCCTGGAGATATTGAAAGTACTAATGGTCCAACGGTGTCTTATGAGGACTACAAGAACAATGGGGATAAATTGGATGCCACTGTTATGCCTTTATTGCAAGGGAATAGAACCAATAATATAGGCATTGGCATGGGTATAGAAAACAGAAAAAATTATATTGAAATAAATAATTTTCAAATCAGATATTTTGAATACGGAATATTCTCAACTGGAAACAATGTTGACTTAAATAATATAATTACTAGTGATCATGGAGATTTCTACCAAAGTCATTCCTACCCAGATTACACTTCAAATGCATTTTTAAATTTAACTGGTTCGGGAATTTGGATGACAGACACGACGAATGGTAATATTAACAATTCTATCGCAATTAATTGTGGTGCTAGAGGAATTGCCATTGTAGGAAGTCAAAACATTGAAATGAATTTCTCATCAGTCTATTGTGACAATAATATAAATCCAACGGATTATTATATAATGGCTTACAAAACTGAAAATTCTAATTTTAAAAATTGTATAGTTAACAGAATTGGAGATTTATCACATTATGGTCACGGTTTTAGTGTTAAGGTTAATAGCAGCTACAATTCTTACGAAAATTGTACAGCATACGGCACAAGCTTTGAATTGAATAATAATATACATAATAACACATTTACTGATTGTCACGTACAAGGTACTGGAGAAGCGCTTAGCGGAGGCTGGGAGATAACAAATTACTCATATGATAATAAATTCTTAAGATGTAGCAATGATTCCGGAGAGGGTATTGTATTTTCAGATTGGGTTGAAAGTGATGGAAGTAACATTATTAATACTGCCGCATTTAATAATACATTTACTGATTGCGAAATTACAAACACCGTAACACATAGTGGCGCTATTATAGATTTCCACTTTAATAATCAATCTGGACGTTTAACATCCTATGCTAAAAATAATACGTTTTTAAATTGTACGTTTTCGGGTGCTGATAATTTATTTAAAGTTGACAGAGTGAACACTGGAAATAAATTTATAAATTGTAAAATTAGTAATATAGAATCATTAAGAACCTCAAGATATTCTATAAATGAAGAACTTACTTTAGACGTTTCTTTTGAAAGCTGTACCTTCCAAAATATTGGCTTCCAAAACCCATCTTAA
- a CDS encoding glycosyltransferase gives MKELNIAIVYHYAAHYRLGVFQELMQTPDIEYTLISDKGSDNNIKTIDPKNSRLTIKEGGLRWLFVKNKTFIKNKFLYQKGLLSIFRNNDFDGAIFLGNIYYLSTWICVLYLKMRGKKIYFWTHGVTSNEQGLKWKLRKLFYGLGDRVLLYGENAKKVMVANGFKENKLTAIYNSLDYDAQVENRSTISKSLVDKTRRELFSNPDVPIIFFVGRLTHYKKLDMILEAVKSLNENGTHVNVLFIGDGEAKETLKDLTKEYHLENQVNFYGAVYEEKLLCSLVSAADLCVSPGEVGLTAITSLGYGTPVLTHDDFNFQMPEYEAIIPKFNGNLFERGSKEDLVLKIEDWFSLSKNLSRETIRQNCYTIIDEKYNPKHQTELINNCIRTT, from the coding sequence ATGAAGGAACTTAATATAGCCATAGTCTACCATTATGCGGCCCATTATCGTCTTGGAGTTTTTCAAGAACTAATGCAGACACCTGATATAGAGTATACATTAATTTCTGATAAAGGTTCTGATAATAATATTAAAACAATTGACCCAAAAAACAGTCGACTTACAATAAAAGAAGGAGGTCTTCGCTGGTTGTTTGTAAAAAATAAAACTTTTATTAAAAATAAATTTCTATATCAAAAAGGCCTATTATCCATTTTTAGAAACAATGATTTTGACGGCGCCATTTTTTTAGGAAACATCTATTATTTATCTACTTGGATTTGCGTTTTATACTTAAAAATGAGAGGCAAAAAAATTTATTTTTGGACACATGGTGTAACCTCTAATGAACAAGGGCTAAAATGGAAATTAAGAAAATTGTTTTACGGATTAGGGGACAGAGTATTGTTATATGGCGAAAATGCTAAAAAAGTCATGGTGGCAAATGGTTTTAAAGAAAACAAGTTAACCGCTATTTATAATTCATTAGATTATGATGCACAAGTAGAAAATAGATCTACTATTTCTAAAAGTTTAGTGGATAAAACAAGGCGAGAGTTGTTTAGTAATCCAGATGTTCCAATAATATTTTTTGTAGGAAGGCTTACTCACTATAAAAAATTAGATATGATTTTGGAAGCTGTTAAAAGCTTAAACGAAAACGGAACCCATGTAAACGTTTTATTTATAGGCGATGGTGAGGCCAAAGAGACTTTAAAAGATTTGACCAAAGAATATCATTTAGAAAATCAAGTTAATTTTTATGGTGCCGTTTATGAAGAAAAACTATTGTGTAGCCTAGTTAGTGCTGCAGATTTATGTGTTTCCCCTGGAGAAGTAGGATTAACGGCAATTACCTCACTAGGCTATGGAACTCCAGTACTCACGCATGACGATTTTAACTTCCAAATGCCTGAATATGAAGCAATAATCCCTAAATTTAATGGAAACTTATTTGAAAGAGGGTCCAAAGAGGATTTAGTTCTTAAAATTGAAGATTGGTTTTCTCTATCCAAAAATTTATCAAGAGAAACAATTAGACAAAATTGCTATACAATTATTGATGAAAAATATAATCCAAAACATCAAACGGAATTAATAAATAATTGCATTCGTACCACATGA
- a CDS encoding glycosyltransferase family 4 protein, translating into MKIMFLIGKKTNIGGIPRVVSLLSDNLLLIPNIEIHIVSYLDEKETGYNWNKKIKFHSLISKRQSMKTGIFKATIRLRKILTSEKIDILISCGSLFGPLGVLSTRLSKTKLIYWDHSNYFENTSHNFKIKSKNFTARFADTVVPLTKRDEINYRNHTSAKKIVQIYNPIDSKLEGLEHNYDKNSKLIISVGRLTSQKNFLGLVDVAKKVLLELPDIKWHIYGDGNEKDLIQDKINREGLTDKLILKGQSDNLYELYPNYSMMVMTSKYEGFPMTLLEGMANKLPLVCFDIPTGPDEIIIENLNGHLIQPFEYDKMADKIIELHINESKKILFSTKNNELIEQFNMKSIINQWINLFQSNLEIK; encoded by the coding sequence ATGAAAATAATGTTTTTAATTGGTAAAAAAACCAACATAGGAGGAATACCTCGCGTAGTATCACTACTTTCAGATAACTTGCTATTAATTCCTAATATAGAAATACATATAGTTTCGTACCTAGACGAAAAAGAAACAGGATACAACTGGAATAAAAAAATAAAATTTCATTCATTAATATCCAAAAGACAGTCAATGAAGACTGGTATTTTCAAAGCTACAATAAGGTTAAGAAAAATACTAACTTCTGAAAAGATTGACATTTTAATAAGTTGTGGTTCTTTATTTGGTCCATTAGGGGTTTTGAGTACCCGTTTAAGTAAAACAAAATTAATATACTGGGATCATTCCAATTATTTTGAAAACACAAGTCATAATTTTAAAATTAAAAGTAAAAATTTTACTGCTCGATTTGCTGACACGGTAGTGCCACTGACTAAAAGAGATGAAATTAATTATAGAAATCATACATCCGCAAAAAAAATAGTTCAAATTTACAATCCTATAGATTCTAAACTAGAGGGTTTAGAACATAATTATGATAAGAATAGTAAGTTAATTATAAGTGTTGGTAGACTAACATCTCAAAAAAATTTTTTAGGCTTAGTGGATGTCGCTAAGAAAGTTTTATTAGAATTACCTGATATAAAATGGCATATCTATGGTGACGGAAACGAAAAAGATTTAATTCAGGATAAAATCAATAGAGAAGGATTAACCGATAAGTTAATTTTAAAAGGGCAATCAGATAATTTATATGAATTGTATCCTAATTATTCTATGATGGTGATGACGTCAAAATATGAAGGTTTTCCAATGACGCTCTTAGAAGGAATGGCAAATAAACTACCTTTAGTATGTTTTGATATACCAACAGGTCCTGATGAAATAATAATTGAAAACTTAAATGGTCATCTAATTCAACCATTTGAATACGATAAAATGGCTGATAAAATAATAGAACTGCACATAAATGAATCTAAAAAAATTTTATTTTCAACTAAAAACAATGAATTAATTGAGCAGTTCAATATGAAATCAATTATTAATCAGTGGATAAACCTATTTCAAAGTAATTTAGAAATTAAATAA